The Fusarium oxysporum Fo47 chromosome II, complete sequence genome includes a region encoding these proteins:
- a CDS encoding major facilitator superfamily domain-containing protein translates to MDRTTNGDDGVEKQAEFNHLDQAPSKVSSEIDHDHGFTQEEQRSIIRRIDRRLVVTVGAMYCVSLMDRTNMSAANIAGMSAELQLTGFRYNIANLVFFIPYVIFQPPSTVLIRKVGPRLHLALITMMWGAVMVGMGFVKKFPQLAALRAVLGFFEAGFFPSCVYLLSTWYTRYEVGKRYSVFYLLGCVASAFSGILAYGLMQLNGRENLTGWRWIFIIEGTLTIALGIAGYWLLVDFPDSKRKTWSFLGSRERQWVVDRIRRDRGDTEVPPFQFSKFIRGGADWKVWAYAMIFFDTTTISYALAYTLPIILVGNMGFSVGAAQCLVAPPYAFAGIVMFATAWVGDKYHIRGPMILFNMLLCLIGLPIMGWAESANVRYFGVFLVTAGANSNIPTAMSFQANNIRGQWKRAFCSATLVGFGGFGGIAGSLVFREQDKLTGYKPGMWACIACCLVTVILVCLCDLDFKRQNAKADRGEKVLEAHDEGASSDFRYTY, encoded by the exons ATGGATCGAACAACCAATGGTGACGACGGCGTCGAGAAGCAGGCCGAGTTCAATCATCTCGATCAGGCTCCTAGCAAGGTCAGCTCTGAGATCGATCACGACCATGGCTTCACGCAGGAGGAGCAGCGCAGCATCATTCGACGTATTGATCGTCGTCTCGTCGTGACTGTTGGTGCTATGTATTGTGTTTCGCTTATGGACCGAACCAATATGAGTGCTGCCAACATTGCGGGCATGAGCGCCGAGCTCCAACTCACTGGCTTCCGATAC AATATTGCCAATttggtcttcttcatcccctACGTCATCTTTCAGCCACCGTCGACTGTCCTCATCCGCAAAGTCggtcctcgtcttcatctgGCCCTCATCACTATGATGTGGGGTGCTGTCATGGTTGGTATGGGATTCGTTAAGAAGTTCCCTCAGCTTGCAGCTCTCCGAGCGGTTCTTGGTTTCTTCGAGGCTGGTTTCTTCCCCAGCTGTGTCTATCTTCTCAGCACATGGTACACTCGAT ATGAGGTTGGAAAGCGATACTCTGTCTTCTATCTCCTTGGTTGCGTCGCTTCTGCTTTCTCTGGTATTCTCGCCTATGGT CTCATGCAACTCAATGGTCGCGAGAATCTCACTGGCTGGCGTTGGATTTTCATCATCGAAGGTACTCTCACCATCGCCCTCGGTATTGCTGGATACTGGCTCCTCGTCGACTTCCCCGATTCCAAGCGCAAGACATGGTCGTTCCTCGGTAGCCGTGAGCGTCAGTGGGTCGTCGATCGTATCCGCCGTGATCGTGGCGACACTGAGGTCCCTCCCTTCCAGTTCAGCAAGTTCATTCGAGGCGGTGCCGACTGGAAGGTTTGGGCCTATGCTATGATCTTCTTCGataccaccaccatcagCTACGCCCTTGCTTACACCCTGCCTATCATCCTTGTCGGAAACATGGGTTTCAGCGTCGGAGCAGCTCAGTGTCTCGTTGCGCCTCCTTATGCCTTTGCTGGTATCGTCATGTTCGCTACTGCCTGGGTCGGCGACAAGTATCACATCCGAGGCCCCATGATCCTCTTCAACATGCTTCTCTGCCTCATCGGACTTCCCATCATGGGCTGGGCCGAGAGTGCCAACGTGCGCTACTTCGGTGTCTTCCTCGTCACCGCCGGtgccaacagcaacatccCAACTGCCATGTCCTTCCAGGCCAACAACATCCGCGGCCAGTGGAAGCGAGCTTTCTGCAGCGCTACTCTCGTTGGCTTTGGTGGCTTTGGCGGTATTGCGGGCAGCCTGGTGTTCCGCGAGCAGGACAAGCTCACGGGGTACAAGCCTGGTATGTGGGCTTGCATCGCCTGCTGTCTCGTCACTGTCATCCTCGTCTGTCTCTGTGACTTGGACTTTAAGAGGCAGAATGCCAAGGCTGATCGGGGTGAGAAGGTGTTGGAGGCCCATGAT GAGGGCGCTTCTTCCGATTTCCGCTATACTTACTAA
- a CDS encoding Metallo-dependent phosphatase-like protein, with protein sequence MKSSITLGALALVGLVSAEDVLYSKRLNKRFVDDDGHYNMSFFHVNDVHAHLDEFAKSGTDCVDPKKGCFGGYARIKHTVDGLRKDHPDNLWLNAGDEFQGTLFYSFYGPSKIAENLNTLKFDAMTLGNHEWDGGDEELGEFLQNLTFPVVSCNVKSEYEGLNKTIKNYQIFKEHDLAVIGVTTDTTPGISSVGNKTTFLDPITEVQKSIWEIRNKTDINRIVALTHIGYDVDKELAAKTEGLSLIIGGHSHTLLGDMEKAEGDYPTIVKDINGDEVFIVTAYRWGEYLGSIDLTFDKDGKALEYHGAPIHLTNQTEMDKALNKTIKGWRGPFEKFAAEVVGNTKAELDQSTCQEGDCLLGQVMADAMLEYRLNQSRNDDDKPAFAFINAGGVRATIDEGNITRGEVLTSFPFGNAIVELTFTGAELKEVFEGAVTGVNQKNKKEITSWFQVSKGLKIEYNPDNKNGSKLVNATLNGEAFEDKTKYRVVTLDFLAGGGDNFFSIDAKNLATLDSQDEVLIGYLDAHNPLDPKLEERVVETNATSSEDAEQGEAKGKGGSAGGDGNAASGVHASILSAVFGVAMVLFMM encoded by the exons ATGAAGTCGTCAATTACTCTGGGTGCCCTCGCTTTGGTGGGCTTGGTATCTGCTGAGGATGTCCTGTACAGCAAGCGACTGAATAAGCGAttcgtcgatgatgatggacaCTATAACATGT CGTTCTTCCACGTCAACGACGTTCACGCCCATCTCGACGAATTCGCAAAGTCGGGCACTGACTGCGTGGATCCCAAGAAGGGCTGCTTTGGTGGTTACGCGCGCATAAAGCACACAGTCGATGGGCTTCGAAAAGATCACCCTGATAACCTCTGGCTCAACGCAGGCGATGAGTTCCAAGGCACGCTGTTCTACTCATTCTACGGACCGTCCAAGATTGCTGAGAACCTCAACACCCTGAAGTTCGATGCCATGACGCTTGGTAACCATGAGTGGGATGGCGGTGATGAGGAGCTCGGCGAGTTTCTCCAGAACCTGACGTTCCCCGTCGTCTCATGCAATGTAAAGAGTGAATATGAGGGGCTGAACAAGACGATCAAGAATTACCAGATCTTCAAGGAGCATGATCTGGCCGTTATCGGTGTCACCACTGACACCACGCCTGGAATCTCGAGTGTCGGAAACAAGACTACCTTCCTTGACCCCATCACTGAAGTGCAAAAGTCTATCTGGGAGATTCGAAACAAGACTGACATCAACCGCATTGTCGCTCTCACCCACATTGGCTACGATGTCGACAAGGAGCTTGCTGCAAAGACCGAGGGTCTGtccctcatcatcggcggtCACAGCCACACTCTTCTCGGCGACATGGAAAAGGCAGAGGGCGATTATCCCACGATAGTCAAGGACATCAACGGAGACGAAGTCTTTATTGTCACTGCCTACCGATGGGGTGAATATCTCGGCTCCATCGATCTGACCTTTGACAAGGACGGCAAAGCCCTCGAGTACCACGGCGCTCCTATCCATCTCACCAACCAGACCGAGATGGATAAGGCTCTCAACAAGACTATTAAAGGGTGGCGCGGTCCTTTTGAGAAGTTCGCTGCTGAGGTGGTCGGAAACACAAAGGCTGAACTTGATCAGTCAACGTGTCAAGAGGGAGACTGTCTTCTCGGCCAAGTCATGGCTGACGCAATGCTCGAATACCGTCTTAACCAGAGCCgcaacgacgacgacaagccCGCTTttgccttcatcaacgccgGTGGAGTTCGCGCCACCATCGACGAGGGAAACATTACTCGCGGTGAAGTTCTCACTTCGTTCCCCTTCGGCAACGCAATCGTGGAGCTCACTTTCACTGGcgctgagctcaaggaagTCTTCGAGGGTGCAGTAACCGGCGTTaaccaaaagaacaagaaggaaatCACATCATGGTTCCAGGTTTCCAAGGGCCTCAAGATCGAGTATAACCCCGACAACAAGAACGGCTCCAAGCTCGTCAACGCAACCCTCAACGGTGAAGCTTTCGAGGATAAGACAAAGTACCGCGTCGTCACGCTTGATTTCCTTGCTGGAGGGGGTGATaacttcttcagcatcgaTGCTAAGAACCTGGCTACTCTTGATTCGCAGGATGAGGTTCTGATTGGGTACCTTGATGCGCATAACCCTCTTGACCCCAAGCTGGAGGAGCGTGTTGTTGAGACGAATGCGACGAGCAGTGAGGATGCTGAGCAGGGTGAGGCGAAGGGTAAGGGCGGAAGCGCAGGAGGAGATGGTAATGCGGCTAGTGGTGTTCACGCCTCGATCTTGAGTGCTGTGTTCGGTGTCGCGATGGTTCTGTTCATGATGTAA